The genome window CATCACCAGGATGTAGGGCTGCATGTCGGTCTCCGTCAGCTCGTCGTCGGCGGGGTCGGCAGGTGGCCGGTATCGGCGTCCCAGTCGCCCGGCGACGGCGTCCAGCGGGGCCGTTCGCCGGTCATCTCGTCGCCGGTGATCTCGTAGTGGATGACCTCGGCGATGTTCGTCGCATGGTCCCCGATCCGTTCCAGGTTCTTGGCCATGAACAACAGGTGGGTGCAGGCGCTGATCGTGCGCGGATCGCCCATCATGTAGGTCAGCAGTTCGCGGAACAGGGCATTGTAGTGCTCGTCCACCTCGTCGTCCGAGGCCCAGACGGCCATGGCCCGGTCGATCTCGGAGGCGGTATAGGCGTCCAGGACGTCGCGCAGCCGCATCGACACCAGCTTGCCCATCCGCTCGATCGAGCGGGTCAGGGGCTGCATCGGCTCGGTCTCGGCCAGGCTCAGCGCCCGCTTGGCGATGTTCTTGGCCAGGTCGCCGGTGCGTTCCAGGTCCGTCGAAAGCTTCATGGCCGACAGGGTCTTGCGCAGGTCCGAGGCGACCGGCTGGCGC of Brevundimonas subvibrioides contains these proteins:
- the phoU gene encoding phosphate signaling complex protein PhoU gives rise to the protein MNQHTVKAYGDELNQLTAEVARMGGLAEAQVADAVESVARRDIALARAVVDRDVKLDAMHRDIEKKAIRLIALRQPVASDLRKTLSAMKLSTDLERTGDLAKNIAKRALSLAETEPMQPLTRSIERMGKLVSMRLRDVLDAYTASEIDRAMAVWASDDEVDEHYNALFRELLTYMMGDPRTISACTHLLFMAKNLERIGDHATNIAEVIHYEITGDEMTGERPRWTPSPGDWDADTGHLPTPPTTS